A stretch of the Candidatus Methylomirabilis tolerans genome encodes the following:
- the glpX gene encoding class II fructose-bisphosphatase, with the protein MTELMDRNLALELSRVTEAAALAAARLMGRRDRDGADQAAIDAMRHALSSLEINGTVVIGEGQEDQTSMLHVGERVGTGSTPDLDVAVDPIDGVTLLTNGRPGAISVAALADRHTLFSTRLAYMDKIVVGPRAAGAINIDAPVKENLQRIAQAEGREVDDLTVVMLDRPRHERLVKEVREAGARIKLISEGDVAPGVMAAMEEDTGIDVLMGTGGSPEAVLIACALKCLGGEMQCRFWPRDEQDRQILEVEGHDPDRILTVDDLCKGKNVFVAVTGITDGELLRGVRYTGGYARTTSLMMRSVSGGVRWMEARHDLKRLKEIAGTRYEGVKHRQIHH; encoded by the coding sequence ATGACCGAGCTAATGGATCGAAACCTGGCTCTCGAGCTCAGCAGGGTCACCGAGGCTGCCGCCTTGGCGGCGGCTCGTCTGATGGGTAGACGTGACCGCGATGGCGCTGACCAAGCCGCCATTGACGCCATGCGCCACGCCCTGAGTTCGTTGGAGATCAACGGTACGGTGGTGATTGGAGAGGGGCAGGAAGATCAGACCTCCATGCTGCATGTGGGAGAGCGGGTCGGCACAGGCTCCACCCCTGATCTTGATGTTGCAGTCGATCCGATTGACGGAGTGACACTCCTTACTAACGGCCGACCCGGTGCAATCTCTGTTGCTGCGCTTGCCGATCGACATACGCTGTTTTCTACCAGGCTCGCCTATATGGATAAGATTGTCGTCGGTCCGCGAGCCGCAGGGGCGATCAATATTGACGCCCCTGTTAAAGAGAATCTGCAACGGATTGCCCAGGCTGAGGGTCGGGAGGTCGATGACCTGACGGTGGTCATGCTCGACCGGCCACGCCACGAGCGCCTCGTCAAAGAGGTGAGAGAGGCTGGAGCCCGGATCAAGCTGATCAGTGAGGGAGATGTTGCGCCGGGGGTGATGGCGGCGATGGAGGAGGATACCGGCATTGATGTTCTCATGGGGACCGGGGGTTCGCCGGAGGCGGTGCTTATTGCCTGTGCGTTGAAGTGTCTGGGTGGTGAGATGCAATGCAGGTTCTGGCCGAGAGATGAACAGGATAGGCAGATCCTCGAGGTGGAAGGTCACGATCCGGATCGCATTTTGACCGTAGATGACCTCTGCAAGGGGAAAAATGTGTTTGTGGCGGTTACCGGCATCACCGATGGCGAATTACTTCGGGGGGTCCGCTATACGGGAGGATACGCGCGAACAACCTCCCTCATGATGCGCTCTGTCTCCGGAGGGGTGCGATGGATGGAGGCAAGGCATGACCTGAAACGCCTGAAGGAGATCGCTGGTACCCGCTACGAAGGTGTGAAACATCGGCAGATACACCATTGA
- a CDS encoding phosphoribulokinase: MAKTTPLLLGIGGDSGTGKSTFVGGIYKIFGPEKITNINLDDYHTFDRVQRKIYGLTALHPAANNMALMGKHAWQLKNGEKIIKPVYDHSTGCFAEPEEIEPKQIVIIGGLFPFFTQELRNVFDLKVYLDPDEELKRAWKIHRDAGRRGYSIEQVMKEIEARQDDIRRHIEPQKEYADIIVRFYPPNGSWTPQDDAHLNVRLFLSRNLPKTGLDELLQETMGRKTRRAVRLVDEDYYGQPFHTLEIDGSIHPQTAAGLEQRIWAHLLSPMKLIQDLAPDQLGSFAAGEASGHSDPLALVQLLAIYYLLQARETRQNAPQEGLVEMTEG; encoded by the coding sequence ATGGCGAAGACCACCCCGCTCCTGCTCGGTATCGGCGGAGACAGTGGGACCGGGAAGTCCACGTTTGTTGGCGGCATCTACAAAATCTTCGGTCCTGAGAAGATTACAAATATCAATCTTGATGATTACCATACGTTCGACCGTGTTCAACGCAAAATCTATGGGCTCACCGCCTTGCATCCAGCGGCCAACAACATGGCCTTAATGGGCAAGCATGCCTGGCAGCTTAAAAATGGCGAGAAGATCATCAAGCCGGTGTATGATCATTCAACCGGATGCTTCGCGGAACCCGAGGAAATCGAGCCGAAACAGATCGTCATCATCGGCGGCCTGTTCCCATTTTTTACCCAGGAGCTGAGGAATGTTTTTGACTTGAAAGTGTATCTGGACCCGGATGAGGAGCTGAAACGGGCCTGGAAGATCCATCGAGATGCTGGAAGGCGTGGGTACAGCATTGAGCAGGTCATGAAGGAGATTGAGGCCAGGCAGGATGATATCAGGCGGCATATCGAACCTCAGAAGGAATATGCTGATATCATCGTCCGGTTTTACCCTCCCAACGGCTCATGGACCCCTCAGGACGATGCCCACCTGAACGTCCGCCTGTTTCTCAGTCGAAATCTGCCGAAGACCGGTCTGGATGAACTTCTCCAGGAGACAATGGGTCGGAAGACCCGCAGGGCCGTCCGACTGGTTGATGAAGATTATTATGGTCAACCGTTCCATACCTTGGAGATCGATGGCTCCATTCACCCCCAAACGGCAGCAGGGCTGGAGCAAAGGATCTGGGCCCATCTCCTTTCGCCGATGAAATTGATCCAAGATCTGGCGCCTGATCAACTTGGCAGTTTTGCCGCAGGTGAGGCGTCCGGTCACAGCGACCCCCTGGCCCTTGTGCAATTGTTAGCGATTTATTACCTGCTTCAAGCGCGAGAAACGCGGCAGAACGCCCCGCAAGAAGGTCTTGTAGAAATGACAGAGGGATAA
- a CDS encoding ATP-grasp domain-containing protein produces the protein MKIVVHESITAGGLDGSSVTEALLAEGRMMLEALLTDLLDLKEHQLSVQIDRGYLPQFPARPGLQVVDSRNNYYQCFAQLVEEADAAFLVAPETGGLLESITGMVEACGKLVLGSSTVGIKAAGDKTLTYQLLKAHDIPTPRTLRLRPADDPASIGRQIGYPVVVKPIDGVGCHSVFVARQQAELERITAAARQKALDATLLAQAYIDGVAVSVSLLTDGSRCLPLTLNLQEIRGRSRLRYHGGRIPFEHPLRALAFRRVEEVVQAIPGLKGYVGIDLVLTDHDAVVIEVNPRLTTSYVGVRKVLRQNPAALILDAVAGTLPDPAAIQIVGSTRFTTRSCHVRPVGSRQ, from the coding sequence ATGAAGATCGTTGTGCATGAATCTATCACAGCCGGAGGGCTGGACGGAAGCTCGGTCACGGAAGCGCTGCTGGCAGAAGGACGAATGATGCTTGAGGCGCTTCTTACCGATCTGCTTGACCTGAAGGAGCACCAGCTTTCAGTACAGATCGATCGGGGGTACCTTCCTCAGTTCCCTGCTCGTCCAGGACTTCAGGTTGTTGACAGCAGGAATAACTACTATCAATGCTTCGCGCAGTTGGTCGAGGAAGCGGATGCCGCATTCCTGGTTGCTCCGGAGACAGGCGGCCTGCTCGAATCGATCACAGGGATGGTCGAGGCCTGCGGCAAGTTAGTGTTGGGTTCCAGCACTGTCGGGATCAAAGCCGCCGGCGATAAGACGCTGACGTACCAACTGTTGAAGGCGCACGACATCCCCACCCCCAGAACGCTCCGCCTTCGGCCCGCTGATGACCCGGCGTCGATAGGCCGCCAGATCGGCTACCCCGTGGTGGTAAAGCCGATCGACGGGGTGGGATGTCACAGCGTGTTTGTCGCGAGGCAGCAAGCGGAATTAGAGCGGATAACCGCGGCCGCCAGGCAGAAAGCGCTCGATGCGACACTCCTTGCGCAAGCCTACATCGACGGCGTTGCCGTCAGCGTCTCGCTCCTCACTGACGGCAGTCGATGTCTCCCCCTGACCCTCAACCTCCAGGAGATCAGAGGACGGAGCAGGCTCAGGTATCACGGAGGTCGTATCCCGTTTGAGCACCCACTCCGCGCCCTGGCGTTCCGTCGGGTCGAGGAGGTCGTGCAGGCGATTCCAGGCCTGAAGGGGTATGTCGGGATCGACCTGGTTCTGACCGACCACGACGCGGTGGTCATCGAGGTCAACCCCCGCCTCACAACCTCGTATGTCGGGGTCCGAAAGGTCCTTCGGCAGAATCCGGCTGCCCTGATTCTTGACGCGGTGGCAGGCACGCTTCCGGATCCTGCCGCGATCCAGATCGTCGGGTCGACGCGGTTTACCACACGTTCCTGCCACGTGAGACCAGTGGGGAGCCGGCAATGA
- a CDS encoding 6-carboxytetrahydropterin synthase yields MAAFRIRIDHENLKFSSGHFVLFGNGKCETLHGHNYRAWVELEGALQPSDYVLDFLAVKPLMKEICERLDHHVLLPTENADLKIEPGDSVIGATYGKKRYSFPEEDVLLLPIHNTSAELLARYICRVLREEIKNRYGGDGVTMIRVGVQESFGQEASYEEAF; encoded by the coding sequence ATGGCCGCATTTCGCATCAGGATTGACCATGAGAATCTCAAATTCAGCTCGGGCCACTTCGTGCTTTTCGGCAATGGCAAGTGCGAGACGCTTCACGGCCACAACTATAGGGCCTGGGTGGAACTGGAAGGGGCGCTTCAGCCAAGCGACTACGTCCTCGATTTCCTTGCGGTCAAGCCGCTTATGAAAGAGATCTGTGAGCGGCTGGACCACCACGTGCTGCTGCCGACTGAGAATGCCGACTTGAAGATCGAGCCGGGTGATTCGGTGATCGGGGCGACGTATGGTAAAAAGCGGTACAGCTTCCCGGAGGAGGACGTGCTGTTGCTACCGATCCACAACACCAGTGCGGAGCTGTTGGCCAGGTACATCTGCAGGGTGTTGCGGGAAGAGATTAAGAACCGCTACGGGGGCGACGGGGTAACCATGATCAGGGTCGGCGTACAGGAATCATTCGGACAGGAAGCCTCGTACGAAGAAGCATTCTAA
- the tkt gene encoding transketolase produces the protein MGGSVKTDQELLDQLCINTIRTLAMDGVQKANSGHPGLPMGTASMAYVLWARFLRHNPTHPSWLNRDRFVLSPGHGCMLLYCLLHLTGYDLPLDELKRFRQWGSRTPGHSEYGMTPGVETTTGPLGQGFGNGVGMAIAERFLAHHFNRPGYPIVDHYVYAIVSDGDLMEGITAEAASLAGHLGLGKLIYLYDDNRITIDGSTDLAFTENVGQRFEAYGWHVQRVDGNDVNMIETALSAAQAEQGRPSLIIARTHIAYGSPNKQDTAEAHGSPLGEEEVRLTKEALGWPLEPAFYIPDEALAYFREALQRGHAWEAEWQTRFDAYAAAYPELAEEWSKGMSGQLPEGWVEKIPTFTPAGGSLATREASGKVLNAIASSLPTLIGGSADLTPSNNTYLKGCGDFQESSPGGRNFHFGVREHAMGSILNGMALHGGVTPYGGTFLVFSDYMRPAIRVAALSHIHVIYVFTHDSIGLGEDGPTHQPIEHLASLRTMPNLTVIRPADATETAVAWRVALEHRSGPVALALTRQKLPILDRTKLPPAELLLKGAYVLADADQGHPRIILMATGSEVHLALEAWGRLADAGIPARVVSMPSWELFDQQPEAYRNEVLPPAVTARLAIETGSPHGWHRYVGLLGGVIGMTRFGASAPYQVLMQQFGFTAEHVVSRAMELLA, from the coding sequence ATGGGGGGATCAGTGAAAACCGATCAGGAATTGCTTGACCAGTTGTGCATTAATACCATCCGAACGCTGGCAATGGATGGGGTTCAAAAGGCGAACTCAGGACATCCGGGCCTTCCCATGGGAACCGCCTCCATGGCGTACGTCCTGTGGGCACGCTTCCTCAGGCATAATCCTACGCATCCTTCGTGGCTGAATCGTGATCGGTTCGTCCTTTCACCAGGCCATGGTTGCATGCTGCTGTACTGTCTCCTTCACCTGACCGGGTATGACCTTCCACTCGATGAACTCAAGCGATTCCGGCAATGGGGTAGCCGAACCCCAGGACACTCGGAATATGGTATGACGCCAGGGGTGGAGACGACGACGGGCCCCCTTGGCCAAGGTTTTGGAAACGGCGTCGGGATGGCGATCGCCGAGCGATTTTTGGCCCATCATTTCAACCGACCCGGGTACCCGATTGTTGATCACTATGTGTACGCTATCGTGAGCGATGGGGACCTGATGGAGGGGATTACCGCCGAGGCGGCCTCTCTTGCCGGACATCTTGGACTGGGTAAGCTTATCTACCTGTATGACGATAATCGGATTACCATCGATGGCAGCACCGACCTGGCCTTCACTGAGAATGTTGGACAGCGCTTTGAAGCGTATGGTTGGCACGTCCAGCGAGTGGATGGGAACGACGTCAACATGATCGAGACCGCGCTGAGCGCGGCCCAGGCCGAGCAGGGCCGCCCATCGCTAATTATCGCCAGGACTCACATCGCCTATGGTAGCCCCAATAAGCAGGATACGGCAGAAGCTCACGGGTCGCCTCTTGGAGAAGAGGAGGTGCGGCTGACCAAGGAGGCGTTGGGCTGGCCGCTGGAACCCGCGTTCTATATTCCCGATGAGGCCTTGGCGTACTTTCGAGAGGCTCTGCAGCGAGGTCATGCCTGGGAAGCAGAGTGGCAGACCCGGTTCGATGCGTATGCTGCGGCCTATCCCGAACTTGCCGAAGAGTGGAGCAAGGGGATGAGCGGTCAACTTCCCGAGGGCTGGGTCGAAAAGATCCCGACCTTCACCCCTGCCGGAGGAAGCTTGGCGACCCGTGAGGCCTCAGGCAAGGTGCTGAATGCCATTGCCTCATCCCTGCCGACCCTTATCGGCGGTTCAGCCGATCTGACCCCATCAAATAATACCTATCTGAAAGGATGCGGAGATTTTCAGGAGTCAAGCCCAGGGGGCCGGAACTTTCATTTCGGCGTTCGAGAGCACGCGATGGGGTCGATCCTCAACGGCATGGCACTACATGGGGGCGTGACTCCCTATGGTGGGACCTTCCTCGTTTTTTCCGACTACATGCGTCCGGCGATCCGGGTCGCTGCGCTATCACACATCCATGTCATCTATGTGTTTACCCATGACAGCATCGGTTTGGGTGAAGATGGCCCCACCCACCAACCGATTGAGCATCTGGCTTCCCTTCGAACCATGCCGAATCTGACAGTCATCCGCCCTGCTGACGCGACAGAAACCGCCGTCGCCTGGCGTGTCGCCCTGGAACACCGCAGCGGTCCCGTCGCGCTGGCGCTGACCAGACAGAAGCTCCCGATTCTCGACCGGACCAAACTTCCACCCGCCGAACTCCTTCTAAAGGGAGCCTATGTCCTGGCCGATGCCGACCAGGGGCATCCGCGTATTATTCTTATGGCCACCGGGTCGGAGGTGCACCTGGCCCTGGAGGCATGGGGACGACTGGCGGATGCGGGCATCCCCGCGCGTGTCGTCAGCATGCCGAGCTGGGAGTTGTTTGATCAGCAGCCGGAGGCGTATCGCAACGAGGTGCTTCCTCCAGCCGTAACCGCCCGCCTTGCCATCGAGACCGGATCTCCCCACGGCTGGCACCGCTACGTCGGCCTGCTTGGAGGGGTCATCGGTATGACACGATTTGGAGCCTCTGCTCCGTATCAAGTCCTCATGCAGCAATTCGGCTTCACGGCTGAGCATGTGGTGTCCCGAGCTATGGAACTCCTGGCATGA
- a CDS encoding acyloxyacyl hydrolase — MNGLRRIPVCIWLAVLAIASPAVAWAETSQQAVALGRETELIAIRTLAFAGPDGPPSAGEERSKSTIHPEEGFQSGTWHLGVKTGGADTVKIFANRAPDVQFVPVFFQIGYTVTDVHGPFPVRGSLEVIFQPTFMVTTHPDTEVGGGASLLFRYNFVTGTRWVPFFEIGVGILQWGLHLERDLATQFNFTILGGPGINYFLTDELAIVGQVGLHHVSNAGRESPNVGVNSVMGLLGVSYYF; from the coding sequence ATGAATGGATTGAGACGGATACCGGTTTGTATCTGGCTGGCCGTATTGGCAATCGCATCACCTGCCGTAGCTTGGGCTGAGACCTCTCAACAGGCAGTCGCGCTGGGGCGAGAGACCGAACTGATCGCTATTCGGACCCTCGCCTTTGCCGGCCCAGATGGCCCCCCATCAGCAGGTGAAGAGAGGTCAAAATCGACCATCCATCCGGAAGAAGGGTTCCAGTCTGGAACATGGCACCTGGGCGTGAAGACCGGTGGTGCCGATACCGTCAAGATTTTTGCCAATAGGGCGCCAGATGTCCAATTTGTCCCGGTGTTCTTCCAGATCGGCTATACAGTCACCGATGTCCATGGCCCTTTCCCGGTTCGCGGGAGCCTGGAGGTGATCTTCCAGCCGACCTTTATGGTCACAACACACCCGGACACAGAGGTTGGAGGGGGCGCAAGCCTCCTGTTCCGCTACAATTTCGTGACGGGTACTCGGTGGGTGCCGTTCTTCGAGATCGGCGTTGGCATTCTCCAATGGGGTCTGCACCTCGAACGGGACCTTGCCACTCAGTTCAACTTTACCATTCTGGGCGGACCTGGAATCAATTACTTCTTGACCGATGAACTGGCTATTGTGGGACAAGTGGGCTTACATCACGTCTCGAATGCCGGCCGCGAAAGTCCCAACGTCGGCGTCAATTCGGTCATGGGTCTACTGGGGGTCTCGTATTACTTCTAG
- the gap gene encoding type I glyceraldehyde-3-phosphate dehydrogenase, with amino-acid sequence MARIAINGFGRIGRLAFRAAWEQKSALDLVAINDPAGARTDALLLEFDSNYGPFPAKVESDEGSMRVDGKRILVFRERDWTKLRWSDVGADIVLECSGRGTKRQEAEKHLAGGARRVLISAPAKDEDLTIVLGVNHERYDPTLHRIISNGSCTTNGLAPVAKVLLDAFGIQWGFMSTVHSYTNSQSIHDRGAEDVRESRAAALNIIPTDTGAARALVKVIPELAGRFNGMAFRVPTPTVSVIDLVAEVDRDVTIDTVNAAFREAAKGRLRGILEVCDRPLVSMDFKGNPHSSIVDALMTLVLKERIVKVVAWYDNEWGYSCRMADLAAYISARDLQQDQQRLWGVTKDVKPASIVNTGEVDAGA; translated from the coding sequence ATGGCGAGGATTGCCATTAACGGATTCGGGCGAATCGGTCGGCTGGCGTTTCGAGCCGCCTGGGAGCAGAAGTCGGCCCTCGACCTGGTGGCCATTAACGATCCGGCCGGCGCGCGCACCGATGCGCTGTTACTGGAATTTGACTCTAACTACGGGCCTTTTCCCGCGAAGGTCGAGAGCGACGAGGGCAGCATGCGGGTGGACGGGAAGCGGATCCTGGTCTTCCGGGAACGCGATTGGACGAAGCTCCGCTGGTCGGATGTCGGGGCCGACATCGTGTTGGAATGCAGCGGACGGGGGACGAAGCGCCAGGAGGCCGAAAAACATCTGGCGGGAGGGGCGAGACGGGTACTGATTTCAGCCCCCGCAAAGGATGAGGACCTGACCATTGTTCTCGGTGTGAATCACGAACGATACGATCCGACTCTTCACCGGATTATCTCCAACGGGTCATGCACGACAAATGGTCTCGCACCGGTGGCGAAGGTGCTGCTTGACGCTTTCGGGATCCAATGGGGATTCATGAGCACGGTCCATAGCTACACCAATTCGCAATCTATTCACGATCGCGGGGCAGAAGACGTTCGAGAGTCAAGGGCCGCCGCCCTTAACATCATCCCGACCGATACCGGCGCTGCGCGGGCCCTTGTAAAGGTGATTCCAGAGCTTGCCGGCCGTTTCAACGGGATGGCCTTTCGGGTCCCGACGCCGACGGTCTCTGTCATTGACCTCGTTGCGGAGGTTGATCGTGACGTAACGATTGATACGGTCAACGCCGCCTTCCGAGAGGCAGCTAAAGGGCGACTTCGCGGGATCCTCGAGGTCTGTGACCGCCCGTTGGTCTCGATGGACTTCAAGGGTAATCCCCATTCTTCTATTGTGGACGCCCTCATGACGCTGGTTCTGAAGGAGCGGATTGTGAAGGTTGTCGCCTGGTATGACAACGAATGGGGATATTCGTGCCGGATGGCCGACCTTGCGGCCTATATCAGCGCCCGTGACCTCCAGCAAGATCAGCAGCGGTTGTGGGGCGTTACGAAGGATGTAAAACCAGCATCAATAGTCAATACGGGCGAGGTTGATGCCGGCGCATAA
- a CDS encoding 4a-hydroxytetrahydrobiopterin dehydratase, with product MSTAKECPVISDEEVMKRVEQELPGWYLEGRWIKRKFNTDGWPTTLMLVNTIAYLAEAAWHHPDLEVTWGKVWVKLRTHAAGGITEKDFALARQIEQSVLWRPGESSPLDGTPNKWVRGGSQEKSSA from the coding sequence ATGTCAACAGCCAAAGAGTGCCCGGTCATTTCTGATGAGGAAGTGATGAAACGTGTGGAACAGGAACTGCCAGGGTGGTACCTGGAGGGGCGATGGATAAAGAGAAAGTTCAACACCGACGGCTGGCCAACCACTCTCATGTTGGTCAACACCATTGCCTACCTGGCCGAGGCCGCTTGGCATCATCCGGACCTGGAGGTCACATGGGGAAAGGTCTGGGTGAAGCTGAGGACTCACGCCGCCGGTGGGATCACTGAAAAGGACTTTGCGCTCGCCAGACAGATCGAGCAGTCAGTGCTCTGGCGGCCGGGCGAGAGCTCCCCCCTTGACGGTACGCCCAACAAATGGGTCCGCGGCGGCAGCCAAGAAAAAAGTAGTGCCTAG